A stretch of the Bradyrhizobium arachidis genome encodes the following:
- a CDS encoding tRNA1(Val) (adenine(37)-N6)-methyltransferase produces MTELAATELDVTEDAFLGGQLRLTQPRSGHRAGHDAVLLAAATSAYAGARVVDFGAGVGTAGLALARRVGGIDLVLVEIDPDLARLARANAAANSIPAETVVLDVTADAETFAASGLPPDSVDVILTNPPFNDPARHRASPDQARQSAHVASEDTLQAWVHAARRILKSGGVLTLIWRADGLTDVLAALSRGFGSLAVLPVHGDASSPAIRVLVRAVKGGRAPLRILQGLMLNDLLLNEESDVPKKQVQKNVREILEGRAVLPLAQP; encoded by the coding sequence ATGACTGAGCTCGCGGCCACGGAACTCGACGTCACCGAGGACGCGTTTCTCGGCGGACAGTTGCGCCTGACGCAGCCGCGCTCCGGCCACCGCGCCGGGCACGACGCGGTCCTGCTTGCGGCGGCGACGTCGGCATACGCCGGCGCGCGCGTGGTCGATTTCGGCGCGGGCGTCGGCACGGCGGGACTAGCGCTTGCGCGCCGCGTCGGGGGCATCGATCTGGTGCTGGTCGAGATTGATCCGGACCTTGCGCGTCTTGCGCGCGCCAATGCAGCGGCGAATTCAATCCCGGCCGAAACGGTGGTGCTCGACGTCACCGCTGACGCTGAGACATTCGCGGCCAGCGGCCTGCCGCCTGACAGCGTCGACGTCATCCTGACCAATCCGCCCTTCAACGATCCGGCGCGCCATCGCGCTTCGCCGGACCAGGCGCGCCAGAGCGCGCATGTCGCGTCCGAAGACACGTTGCAGGCCTGGGTGCATGCCGCCCGCCGCATCCTCAAATCCGGCGGCGTACTGACCCTGATCTGGCGCGCGGATGGATTGACCGACGTGTTGGCAGCGCTATCACGGGGGTTTGGCAGTCTCGCCGTGCTGCCGGTTCATGGCGATGCGTCGAGCCCTGCGATCCGGGTGCTGGTGCGCGCGGTCAAAGGGGGCAGGGCGCCGCTGCGCATCCTGCAAGGCTTGATGCTCAACGACCTCTTGCTCAACGAAGAGTCAGACGTGCCCAAAAAACAGGTGCAGAAGAATGTGAGGGAAATTCTCGAGGGGAGAGCGGTGCTGCCGCTGGCGCAGCCGTGA
- a CDS encoding uracil-DNA glycosylase, protein MIQEPAPTVRELLAFYLEAGVDCALVEEPVDRLAEADAPPPVTRAAPPLVQTPGLAEAPRPVAAPAVIRGEAAPAPDVAIATAREAARTAPTLEALRELMQNFDGCALKNTATRLVFADGNPQARIMFVGEAPGRDEDIEGLPFVGRSGKLLDRMIGAIGLNRTTAYIANVIPWRPPGNRTPTPQETQICLPFIQRQIELVNPDLLVTLGNPSTQTLLSTREGIMRTRGRWFDYDTGQRVIRALPTFHPAYLLRSPAYKRLAWQDLRAIAKALAPA, encoded by the coding sequence ATGATCCAAGAACCCGCCCCCACCGTCCGCGAGCTCCTTGCCTTCTATCTGGAGGCCGGCGTCGATTGCGCGCTGGTGGAGGAACCGGTCGATCGCCTGGCCGAGGCGGATGCGCCGCCGCCGGTGACGCGCGCGGCACCACCGCTGGTCCAGACGCCGGGGCTGGCGGAGGCACCGCGACCAGTTGCAGCGCCCGCGGTGATCCGTGGCGAGGCGGCGCCCGCGCCCGACGTCGCGATCGCGACCGCGCGCGAGGCGGCACGCACCGCGCCAACGCTCGAGGCATTGCGCGAGCTGATGCAGAATTTTGACGGCTGCGCGCTGAAGAACACCGCGACGCGGCTGGTGTTCGCCGACGGCAACCCGCAGGCGCGCATCATGTTCGTCGGCGAGGCACCGGGACGCGATGAGGATATCGAGGGACTGCCCTTCGTGGGGCGCAGCGGTAAACTGCTCGACCGCATGATCGGCGCGATCGGGCTCAACCGCACCACCGCCTATATCGCCAACGTCATTCCGTGGCGGCCGCCCGGCAACCGCACGCCGACGCCGCAGGAAACGCAGATCTGCCTGCCCTTCATCCAGCGCCAGATCGAGCTCGTGAATCCCGATTTGCTGGTGACGCTCGGCAATCCCTCGACGCAGACGCTGCTGTCGACGCGCGAAGGCATCATGCGCACGCGCGGCCGCTGGTTCGACTACGACACCGGCCAGCGCGTCATCCGCGCGCTGCCGACGTTCCACCCGGCCTATCTGCTGCGCTCACCGGCCTACAAGCGGCTTGCCTGGCAGGACCTGCGCGCGATTGCAAAAGCGCTGGCGCCGGCCTGA
- a CDS encoding 4-(cytidine 5'-diphospho)-2-C-methyl-D-erythritol kinase: MPALIEEGRAKVNLSLRVIGRRTDGYHDLESVVAFADCADRLTLDPGAELKLTTTGPLASFCGETADNLVLKAARLLADAVPGLKVGAFSLDKVLPVAAGIGGGSADAAAALRLLARLNGLSLDDVRIQEVALATGADVPVCLVSRACDMTGVGEQLLPLSVPTMPCVMVNPRLAVATKDVFAALGLRNGELLVGATDVLRSPSWPDAGGSLEDWVEALATSSNDLEEPATRVQPVIGEVISALNATNGAWLARMSGSGATCFAIYENTADARRAAEKIRHEQPGWWVHSGTLS, from the coding sequence ATGCCGGCGTTGATTGAAGAGGGGCGCGCGAAGGTCAATCTGAGCCTTCGCGTCATCGGCCGTCGCACCGACGGCTATCATGATCTGGAAAGCGTGGTCGCGTTCGCCGACTGCGCCGATCGTCTCACGCTCGACCCGGGCGCGGAGTTGAAGCTCACCACCACGGGACCGCTCGCGTCGTTCTGCGGCGAGACCGCTGATAATCTCGTGCTCAAGGCGGCAAGGCTTTTGGCCGACGCGGTGCCGGGCCTCAAGGTCGGCGCCTTCTCGCTCGACAAGGTGCTGCCGGTGGCGGCCGGAATCGGTGGCGGCTCGGCGGATGCTGCCGCAGCGCTCCGGCTGCTCGCGCGCCTCAACGGCCTTTCGCTCGACGATGTCAGGATTCAGGAGGTTGCACTCGCAACCGGCGCCGACGTCCCGGTGTGCCTGGTCTCGCGCGCCTGCGACATGACCGGCGTCGGCGAGCAGCTTCTGCCGCTGAGCGTGCCGACGATGCCTTGCGTCATGGTCAATCCGCGTCTTGCGGTCGCGACCAAGGATGTTTTCGCCGCACTCGGCTTGCGCAATGGCGAGCTGCTCGTTGGCGCAACCGATGTGCTCCGGTCGCCGTCCTGGCCGGATGCCGGCGGCTCGCTCGAAGACTGGGTTGAAGCGCTCGCCACGAGCTCGAACGATCTGGAAGAGCCGGCGACCCGCGTTCAGCCTGTGATCGGCGAGGTAATCTCGGCGCTCAACGCCACCAACGGCGCCTGGCTCGCGCGAATGTCGGGCTCGGGCGCGACGTGTTTTGCAATCTACGAGAACACCGCGGATGCCCGCCGTGCCGCCGAAAAGATCAGGCACGAGCAACCCGGCTGGTGGGTGCATTCGGGGACGTTGAGCTGA
- a CDS encoding ribonuclease HII codes for MIRDKSASKAKDAANKDAPKKAARGVIAVARPSFRRERALIKRGVWPVAGCDEAGRGPLAGPVVAAAVILDPDRIPRGIDDSKRLTADEREKLFDKICATAQVSVAIASPARIDRDNILRASLWALKRAVVALPDAPRHVFVDGRDRLDTACECEAVIGGDGIVVSIAAASIIAKVTRDQLMCALAQDCPGYGFEQHKGYAVPEHLDALDRLGPSIHHRSFFAPVVAAREKHMPWTVEREPDLFAAEVEAEVQVEVHTEVNAAATP; via the coding sequence ATGATTCGGGACAAATCCGCCAGCAAAGCCAAGGACGCGGCGAACAAGGACGCGCCGAAGAAGGCCGCCAGGGGCGTCATCGCCGTGGCGCGGCCGAGCTTTCGCCGTGAGCGCGCGCTGATCAAGCGCGGGGTCTGGCCGGTCGCGGGCTGCGACGAGGCCGGGCGCGGTCCGTTGGCGGGTCCGGTGGTCGCGGCCGCCGTGATCCTCGATCCCGACCGGATTCCAAGGGGCATCGACGATTCCAAGCGGCTGACGGCGGACGAGCGCGAAAAGCTGTTCGACAAGATCTGCGCCACCGCCCAGGTCTCGGTTGCAATTGCCTCGCCGGCGCGGATCGACCGCGACAATATTTTGCGCGCCTCGCTCTGGGCGCTGAAGCGCGCAGTGGTCGCGCTGCCCGATGCGCCCCGGCACGTCTTCGTCGATGGCCGCGACCGGCTGGACACGGCTTGCGAGTGCGAGGCCGTGATCGGCGGGGACGGCATCGTGGTATCGATCGCCGCGGCTTCCATCATCGCAAAAGTGACGCGCGACCAGCTGATGTGCGCGCTGGCGCAGGATTGCCCCGGCTACGGTTTCGAGCAGCACAAGGGTTACGCCGTCCCCGAGCATCTCGACGCGCTCGATCGTCTCGGCCCGTCCATCCATCACCGCAGCTTCTTCGCACCGGTCGTCGCCGCGCGCGAAAAGCACATGCCCTGGACGGTGGAGCGCGAGCCCGACCTGTTCGCGGCGGAGGTGGAGGCAGAGGTGCAGGTCGAAGTTCACACCGAGGTCAACGCGGCAGCCACGCCTTAG
- a CDS encoding glycosyltransferase family 39 protein: protein MRFTSLVIELIRARPRLVVWIVVLLQAALWLFVALVFYRSPPGNLATLLAFGREYQVGTDLGPPLAFWLADIAYRAAGGHMFGVYVLAELCSIATFITLYHLARAVVGTQQAVLAVLLSMTVLAFSSPTLEFGPLVLARPLWALLLLHSWQLIGQRRGNAWFAWSIAAGLLLLTTSAAVGLLLLLVVFALATAGGRQTLRALDPLYALLVVAVLALPYMIWVIRADVLVLPALPQLTELNARGLNTAWLLGSLVLGAAAVLGLAVLNSNWFAAKGEEAPIIYRPPVGPLARNFVYFFALAPGLAAVVISGLFGLDRVIGGAGVALVMSGLAVIVAAGDLIAMRRQRVLRTVWAAAVAAPAAAVVATTLLLPWTGTGEVTTAMPARAISDFFDDSFVRRTNKPLRAVAGETQLASLIALHSGRPHLLIDAEPQRTPWISQAKFAETGGVVVWRASDTAGTPPPDIAKRFPGIVPEVPRAFEWLVNGRQGLLRIGWAIVRPKGT from the coding sequence ATGCGGTTTACCTCCCTGGTCATCGAGCTCATCCGCGCGCGGCCGCGGCTGGTCGTGTGGATCGTGGTGCTGCTCCAGGCCGCGCTCTGGCTGTTCGTGGCGCTCGTCTTCTACCGCAGCCCGCCCGGCAACCTCGCAACCCTGCTGGCATTCGGCCGCGAATACCAGGTCGGCACCGATCTCGGCCCGCCGCTCGCCTTCTGGCTCGCCGACATCGCCTATCGTGCCGCGGGCGGCCACATGTTCGGCGTTTACGTCCTGGCCGAGCTCTGTTCCATCGCGACCTTCATCACGCTCTATCATCTGGCGCGCGCGGTGGTCGGCACCCAGCAGGCGGTGCTCGCGGTGCTCCTGAGCATGACCGTGCTGGCGTTCTCCTCGCCGACGCTGGAATTCGGTCCGCTGGTGCTGGCGCGCCCGCTATGGGCGCTGCTGCTGCTGCATTCCTGGCAATTGATCGGCCAGCGCCGCGGCAATGCCTGGTTCGCCTGGTCGATCGCCGCCGGGCTCTTGCTGCTGACGACATCGGCCGCGGTCGGGCTGCTGCTTCTGCTGGTGGTCTTCGCGCTCGCAACTGCGGGCGGCCGCCAGACGCTGCGCGCGCTCGATCCGCTTTATGCGCTGCTCGTGGTCGCGGTGCTGGCGCTGCCCTATATGATCTGGGTGATCCGGGCCGACGTGCTCGTACTGCCGGCCTTGCCGCAACTCACTGAGCTGAATGCGCGAGGGCTGAACACTGCGTGGCTGCTCGGCAGCCTTGTTCTGGGTGCAGCCGCCGTGCTCGGTCTTGCCGTGCTCAACAGCAACTGGTTCGCGGCCAAGGGCGAGGAAGCGCCGATTATCTATCGCCCGCCGGTCGGGCCTCTGGCGCGTAACTTCGTCTATTTCTTTGCGCTCGCGCCGGGCCTCGCCGCGGTGGTCATCTCCGGCCTGTTCGGGCTCGACCGCGTCATCGGCGGCGCCGGGGTCGCCCTGGTCATGTCCGGTCTTGCCGTGATCGTCGCGGCCGGCGACCTGATCGCGATGCGGCGTCAGCGGGTCCTGCGGACGGTGTGGGCGGCCGCGGTTGCGGCGCCGGCTGCCGCCGTCGTGGCGACGACCTTGCTCCTGCCCTGGACCGGCACCGGCGAGGTCACCACCGCGATGCCGGCGCGCGCCATCTCCGATTTCTTCGACGACAGCTTTGTCCGCCGCACCAATAAGCCATTGCGCGCGGTCGCCGGCGAGACGCAGCTCGCAAGCCTGATCGCACTGCATTCCGGACGTCCGCATCTGCTCATCGATGCCGAGCCCCAGCGTACGCCGTGGATATCGCAGGCCAAGTTCGCCGAGACCGGCGGCGTCGTGGTCTGGCGCGCCTCCGACACCGCCGGCACCCCGCCGCCCGACATCGCAAAGCGTTTTCCCGGCATCGTGCCGGAAGTGCCGCGCGCCTTCGAATGGCTGGTCAACGGCCGCCAGGGATTGTTGCGCATCGGCTGGGCGATCGTGCGGCCGAAGGGGACGTGA
- a CDS encoding S49 family peptidase, translated as MAEHSNDGKESGLIDKLKEYLPARFRPGAAVVPVVRLSGVIGAVTPLRPGMTLAGVARVLERAFSVRNAKAVALVINSPGGSPVQSRQIYLRIKQLAAEKKLPVLVFVEDVAASGGYMIACAGDEIFCDPSSILGSIGVVGGSFGFQEAIKRLGIERRLYTAGEHKAMLDPFLPENPDDVARLKSIQREIHQIFIALVKESRRARLKGTEDTLFTGEYWAGESAVSLGLADGIGDLRSTLRARYGEKVLTPVIAQPTGLLSGFLGRKSPGAGQLSALEGLSALPDDLISALETRAIWAKFGF; from the coding sequence ATGGCCGAACATTCGAATGATGGCAAAGAGTCCGGCCTGATCGATAAACTCAAGGAATATCTGCCCGCGCGCTTTCGTCCGGGCGCCGCGGTCGTGCCCGTCGTGCGGCTGTCGGGTGTGATCGGCGCGGTGACGCCGCTGCGGCCGGGCATGACGCTCGCGGGCGTCGCCCGCGTCCTGGAGCGCGCCTTCTCGGTCCGCAACGCCAAGGCGGTGGCGCTGGTGATCAACTCGCCCGGCGGCTCGCCGGTGCAGTCGCGCCAGATCTACTTACGCATCAAGCAGCTCGCGGCGGAGAAGAAACTGCCGGTGCTGGTGTTCGTCGAGGACGTCGCGGCCTCCGGCGGCTACATGATCGCTTGCGCGGGCGACGAGATTTTTTGCGATCCCTCCTCGATCCTCGGTTCCATCGGCGTCGTCGGCGGCAGCTTTGGCTTCCAGGAGGCGATCAAGAGGCTCGGCATCGAGCGCCGCCTCTATACCGCCGGCGAGCACAAGGCGATGCTCGATCCGTTCCTGCCCGAAAACCCTGATGACGTGGCGCGGCTGAAATCGATCCAGCGCGAGATCCATCAGATCTTCATCGCGCTGGTGAAGGAGAGCCGTCGAGCGCGGCTGAAGGGCACTGAGGATACTCTCTTCACGGGCGAATACTGGGCTGGCGAGAGCGCCGTCTCGCTTGGGCTCGCCGACGGGATCGGCGACCTCCGCTCAACTCTTCGTGCCCGCTATGGCGAGAAGGTTCTCACGCCCGTGATCGCCCAGCCGACCGGGCTGTTGTCGGGCTTTTTGGGCCGCAAATCTCCCGGCGCGGGCCAGCTTTCAGCCCTGGAGGGGCTGTCGGCCCTGCCGGACGATCTGATCTCGGCGCTGGAAACGCGGGCGATTTGGGCGAAATTCGGGTTCTGA
- a CDS encoding tetratricopeptide repeat protein, with protein sequence MFSNRFNRWTVAALALAGSALVAVPGAVLAQTPDHPADTAAQFPTRNDLKSLTGAGSYLAARHASVERDASSAAAFYRSALRTDPKNNELLDRAFISLIADGDIEEAVKLAERILTIDKSNRVARLVVGVHDLKVKKYAAAQTNISQSIRGPITDLVATLLSGWASYGAGDAKGGVATIDKLTGPEWYPLFKDLHAGMILELSGKEKDAGARFERAYKLDDSMLRISEAYARWLSRNKDSASATAVYQAFDKKLARHPLIQEGLRETKAGKKLPPLIDSAQAGAAEALYGIGATLTRRGGEDLALVYLQLALYLQPSHPLALLSLADLYESVKRPQMAIKVYERVPANSPLKRNAQIQLAVDLDSADRTDDAIKILKGVVTDDPKDLEAIMALGNIERGRKKFGDCGATYSRGIDVLPAGNDKANSVWYYYRGICQERSKQWGKAEADMKKALELQPDQPHVLNYLGYSWIDQGVNLDDGMKMIKRAVEQRPDDGYIVDSLGWAYYRIGNYEEAVKNLERAIDLKPEDPTINDHLGDAYWRVGRTLEAKFQWSHARDLKPEPDDLPKIEAKIANGLAEDSNPSAAQAEKKKDDGKGG encoded by the coding sequence ATGTTTTCAAATCGTTTCAACCGCTGGACTGTTGCCGCCCTGGCCCTCGCTGGCTCCGCTCTCGTGGCGGTCCCCGGCGCGGTCCTGGCGCAGACGCCGGATCATCCGGCGGACACTGCGGCACAGTTTCCGACCCGAAACGATCTGAAGTCGCTGACTGGCGCCGGCAGCTATCTCGCCGCCCGCCATGCCAGCGTCGAGCGCGATGCGTCGTCGGCGGCCGCCTTCTATCGCTCCGCGCTGCGCACCGATCCCAAGAACAACGAGCTGCTCGACCGCGCCTTCATCTCATTGATCGCCGACGGTGACATCGAGGAAGCGGTCAAGCTCGCCGAGCGCATCCTCACCATCGACAAGTCGAACCGCGTCGCGCGCCTCGTCGTCGGCGTGCACGATCTGAAGGTGAAGAAATACGCAGCCGCGCAGACCAACATCAGCCAGTCGATCCGCGGACCCATCACCGATCTGGTCGCGACCCTGTTGTCGGGCTGGGCTTCCTATGGCGCCGGCGATGCCAAGGGTGGCGTCGCGACCATCGACAAGCTGACCGGGCCCGAATGGTATCCGCTGTTCAAGGACCTCCACGCCGGCATGATCCTCGAGCTGTCCGGCAAGGAGAAGGATGCCGGCGCCCGCTTCGAGCGCGCCTACAAGCTCGACGATTCCATGCTGCGCATCAGCGAGGCCTATGCGCGCTGGCTGTCGCGCAACAAGGATTCCGCCTCCGCCACGGCCGTCTATCAGGCGTTCGACAAGAAGCTCGCCCGCCATCCGCTGATCCAGGAAGGCCTGCGCGAGACCAAAGCCGGCAAGAAGCTGCCGCCGCTGATCGACTCCGCACAGGCAGGTGCCGCCGAAGCGCTCTACGGCATCGGCGCCACGCTGACCCGCCGTGGTGGCGAGGATCTGGCGCTGGTCTATCTCCAGCTCGCGCTCTACCTCCAGCCCAGCCATCCCTTGGCGCTGCTCTCGCTCGCCGATCTCTACGAATCGGTGAAGCGGCCGCAGATGGCGATCAAGGTCTACGAGCGCGTGCCGGCCAACTCGCCGCTGAAGCGCAACGCGCAGATCCAGCTCGCAGTCGATCTCGATTCCGCCGACCGCACCGACGACGCGATCAAGATCCTCAAGGGCGTCGTCACCGACGATCCCAAGGATCTCGAGGCCATCATGGCGCTCGGCAATATCGAACGCGGCCGCAAGAAGTTCGGCGATTGCGGCGCGACCTATTCGCGCGGCATCGACGTGCTGCCGGCCGGCAACGACAAGGCCAACAGCGTCTGGTACTATTATCGCGGCATCTGCCAGGAGCGCTCCAAGCAGTGGGGCAAGGCCGAAGCCGACATGAAGAAGGCGCTCGAGCTGCAGCCGGACCAGCCGCATGTCCTCAACTATCTCGGCTATTCCTGGATCGACCAGGGTGTCAACCTCGACGACGGCATGAAGATGATCAAGCGCGCCGTCGAGCAGCGCCCGGACGACGGCTACATCGTGGATTCTCTTGGTTGGGCTTACTACCGCATCGGCAATTACGAGGAAGCGGTGAAGAACCTCGAGCGCGCGATCGACCTCAAGCCCGAGGATCCCACCATCAACGACCATCTCGGCGATGCCTATTGGCGCGTCGGCCGGACGCTGGAGGCCAAGTTCCAGTGGTCGCACGCCCGCGATCTCAAGCCCGAGCCGGATGATCTGCCGAAGATCGAGGCCAAGATTGCGAACGGACTGGCTGAGGATTCCAACCCGTCCGCGGCGCAGGCCGAGAAGAAGAAGGACGACGGCAAGGGCGGCTGA
- a CDS encoding electron transfer flavoprotein-ubiquinone oxidoreductase: MSTEELPPRESMEFDVVIVGAGPSGLSAAIRLKQLNADLNVVVVEKGSEVGAHILSGAVIDPAGLDKLFPDWREDADCSLKTQVKDDRFFWFTETSAIKLPNFIMPPLMNNHHCYIGSLGNVCRWLARKAEALGVEIYPGFAAAEVLYDDNGAVRGIATGDMGIGRDGKPKDSFTRGMELLGKYTLFAEGARGSLSKQLIAKYALDAKSEPPKFGIGLKEVWQIDPAKHQKGLVQHAVGWPLKNDTGGGLFFYHYDENLVSIGFVVHLNYNDPYLSPFDEFQRVKNHPAVRATLEGGKRLAYGARAITEGGYQSVPRLSFPGGALIGCAAGFVNVPRIKGVHNAMGTGMLAAEHVNAALGAGRANDELVEYENAWRDSVVGKDLYPVRNAKPLLSKFGTFIGAGLGIFDMWCNTLFGASLFGTQSHAKADRATLDAASTHTPKAYPKPDGKISFDKLSSVFLSNTNHEEDQPVHLKVADMNLQKVSEHDVFAGPSNRYCPAGVYEWVEEGAAPRFQINAQNCVHCKTCDVKDPNGNITWVPPEGGGGPNYEAM; the protein is encoded by the coding sequence ATGAGCACCGAAGAACTTCCCCCGCGCGAATCCATGGAATTCGACGTCGTCATCGTCGGCGCCGGCCCCTCGGGCCTGTCGGCCGCGATCCGGCTGAAGCAGCTCAACGCCGATCTCAACGTCGTCGTGGTGGAGAAGGGTTCTGAGGTCGGCGCGCACATTCTCTCGGGCGCCGTGATCGATCCCGCGGGGCTGGACAAGCTCTTCCCCGACTGGCGCGAGGATGCGGATTGCTCGCTCAAGACCCAGGTGAAGGACGATCGCTTCTTCTGGTTCACCGAGACCAGCGCGATCAAGCTGCCGAACTTCATCATGCCGCCGCTGATGAACAATCATCACTGCTATATCGGCTCGCTCGGCAATGTCTGCCGCTGGCTGGCGCGCAAGGCGGAAGCGCTCGGCGTCGAGATCTATCCGGGCTTTGCCGCGGCCGAGGTGCTCTATGACGACAACGGCGCGGTGCGCGGCATCGCCACCGGCGACATGGGCATCGGCAGGGACGGCAAGCCGAAGGACTCCTTTACCCGCGGCATGGAATTGCTCGGCAAGTACACGCTGTTCGCCGAAGGCGCGCGCGGCAGCCTGTCCAAGCAGCTCATCGCGAAATACGCGCTCGACGCCAAGAGCGAGCCGCCGAAGTTCGGCATCGGCCTGAAGGAAGTCTGGCAGATCGATCCGGCCAAGCATCAGAAGGGTCTGGTCCAGCACGCCGTCGGCTGGCCGCTCAAGAACGACACCGGCGGTGGTCTGTTCTTCTACCATTACGACGAAAACCTGGTGTCGATCGGCTTCGTCGTCCACCTCAACTACAACGACCCCTATCTGTCGCCGTTCGACGAATTCCAGCGGGTCAAGAACCATCCGGCAGTGCGCGCTACGCTCGAAGGCGGCAAGCGGCTGGCTTACGGCGCGCGCGCCATCACCGAAGGCGGCTACCAGTCGGTGCCGCGGCTGAGCTTCCCCGGCGGCGCGCTGATCGGCTGCGCGGCGGGCTTCGTCAACGTGCCGCGCATCAAGGGCGTGCACAATGCGATGGGCACCGGCATGTTAGCTGCCGAGCATGTCAACGCCGCGCTCGGCGCCGGCCGCGCCAATGACGAGCTCGTCGAATACGAGAACGCCTGGCGCGATTCCGTCGTCGGCAAGGACCTTTATCCCGTCCGCAACGCAAAACCGCTGTTGTCGAAGTTCGGCACCTTCATCGGCGCCGGGCTCGGCATCTTCGACATGTGGTGCAACACGCTTTTCGGCGCCTCGCTGTTCGGCACCCAGTCGCACGCCAAGGCCGATCGCGCCACGCTCGACGCCGCCAGCACGCACACGCCAAAGGCGTATCCGAAGCCGGACGGAAAAATCTCGTTCGACAAGCTGTCGTCGGTATTCCTGTCCAACACCAATCATGAAGAGGACCAGCCGGTCCATCTCAAGGTTGCGGACATGAACCTGCAGAAGGTCTCGGAGCACGACGTCTTCGCCGGTCCCTCGAACCGCTATTGCCCGGCTGGCGTCTATGAATGGGTGGAGGAGGGCGCGGCTCCGCGCTTCCAGATCAACGCCCAGAATTGCGTCCATTGCAAAACCTGCGACGTCAAGGACCCGAACGGCAACATCACCTGGGTTCCGCCCGAGGGCGGCGGCGGGCCGAACTACGAGGCCATGTAA
- a CDS encoding DUF2007 domain-containing protein has protein sequence MRELVRTNDMVLVSAIGALLDGANIHHLVLDQNMSIIEGSLGILPRRILVHEDDASEARQLLTEAGLSHELRPDD, from the coding sequence TTGCGCGAACTGGTGCGGACCAACGACATGGTGCTGGTATCGGCGATCGGCGCGCTGCTCGATGGCGCGAACATCCACCATCTGGTCCTGGACCAGAACATGAGCATCATCGAGGGCTCGCTCGGCATCCTGCCGCGGCGGATCCTGGTTCATGAGGACGACGCCAGCGAGGCTCGCCAGCTCCTCACCGAGGCCGGCCTCAGCCATGAACTGCGCCCCGATGACTGA
- a CDS encoding polyprenyl synthetase family protein: MAVIVPFETPGASIEELVALVAPDMERVNATILSRTGSDVTMIPEVANHLISSGGKRLRPMLTLAMANLAGYTGDGHIKLAASVEFMHTATLLHDDVVDESEMRRGKLSARMLWGNEASVLVGDFLLGQAFRMMVEVGSLRALDILSAAAATIAEGEVMQLAAAKNTATTEDEYLAVIRAKTAELFAAACEVGPVIANRPKAEQTACRSVGMNLGIAFQLVDDVLDYGGKSAKLGKNTGDDFREGKITLPVVLAFRRGNDAERAFWIRALERGEIGDADLDHAIGLMNKHRALEDTLSRAQHYGAMAVDALALFPSSPMKSALEQVVAFCLARSH; the protein is encoded by the coding sequence GTGGCCGTAATCGTACCTTTCGAAACTCCCGGCGCGTCGATCGAAGAGCTGGTTGCCCTTGTCGCCCCTGACATGGAGCGCGTCAACGCGACGATCCTGTCGCGCACCGGCTCCGACGTGACCATGATCCCGGAAGTGGCCAACCACCTCATCTCCTCAGGTGGCAAGCGGCTGCGGCCGATGCTGACGCTCGCCATGGCCAACCTCGCCGGCTACACCGGCGACGGCCATATCAAGCTCGCCGCGTCCGTGGAGTTCATGCATACCGCCACACTGCTGCATGACGACGTCGTCGACGAGAGTGAGATGCGGCGCGGCAAGCTGTCGGCGCGCATGCTGTGGGGCAACGAGGCGAGCGTGCTGGTCGGCGACTTCCTGCTCGGCCAGGCGTTTCGCATGATGGTCGAGGTCGGCTCGCTGCGCGCGCTCGACATTCTCTCGGCTGCGGCCGCCACCATCGCCGAGGGTGAGGTGATGCAGCTTGCGGCCGCAAAGAACACCGCGACCACCGAGGACGAATATCTCGCCGTGATCCGCGCCAAGACCGCGGAATTGTTCGCGGCTGCCTGCGAGGTCGGCCCCGTCATCGCCAACCGCCCGAAGGCGGAGCAGACCGCCTGCCGATCCGTCGGCATGAATCTCGGCATCGCCTTCCAGCTCGTCGACGACGTGCTCGACTATGGCGGCAAGAGCGCAAAGCTCGGCAAGAACACCGGCGACGATTTCCGCGAGGGCAAGATCACCCTCCCCGTGGTGCTCGCCTTCCGCCGCGGCAATGACGCCGAGCGCGCCTTCTGGATCCGCGCGCTGGAGCGCGGCGAAATCGGCGACGCCGACCTCGACCACGCGATCGGGCTGATGAACAAGCACCGCGCCCTCGAAGACACGCTCAGCCGCGCCCAGCACTACGGCGCCATGGCGGTCGATGCGCTCGCGCTGTTCCCGTCCTCGCCGATGAAGAGCGCGCTGGAGCAGGTGGTGGCGTTCTGTTTGGCCAGGTCGCATTAG